In Plasmodium vinckei vinckei genome assembly, chromosome: PVVCY_13, a single genomic region encodes these proteins:
- a CDS encoding ribonuclease P protein subunit RPR2, putative, whose product MHNSKHESYINEESLLKNEDNYDKLKNEVNNPNDNEHNSNNVTEYANMEEKENSKFGGSIENLEKTSISLIEDLNENSQINQLHTNKPKKKKKRTKKCNDDKELLKPSSQMVRINYLLQASFLINKFSPNLSRKYIKTMRRLSNKFLIKYDKKFKKLFCKKCNSVFIPSVTCNTFVNSLNIQNNHVKDSISTNKSVKQRDECLVSYQCNHCQHITKFVYENTLPIPIENEKDVTI is encoded by the coding sequence ATGCATAATTCAAAACATGAAAGTTACATTAATGAAGAATCtttattgaaaaatgaagataattatgacaaattaaaaaacgaAGTAAATAACCCAAATGATAATGAACATAATAGTAACAATGTAACAGAATATGCTAATAtggaagaaaaagaaaattccAAGTTTGGTGGAAGTATAGAAAATCTTGAAAAAACGAGCATTTCACTGATTGAggatttaaatgaaaactCCCAAATAAACCAACTTCATACTAATAAAccaaagaaaaaaaaaaaaagaaccaaaaaatgtaatgatgataaagaattattaaaacCTTCAAGTCAAATGGTTAggataaattatttattacaagCATCATTcctaataaataaatttagtCCTAATTTAtcaagaaaatatataaaaactatGAGACGACTTTccaataaatttttaataaaatatgataaaaaatttaaaaaactattttgtaaaaaatgcaaCTCAGTTTTTATTCCCAGTGTTACTTGCAATACATTTGTTAATTCATTGaacatacaaaataatcatGTAAAAGACTCTATAAGTACAAATAAAAGTGTAAAACAACGTGATGAATGCTTAGTATCATATCAGTGTAATCATTGCCAACACATCacaaaatttgtttatgaAAATACTCTACCAATTCCtattgaaaatgaaaaagacgtcacaatataa